A portion of the Tenacibaculum todarodis genome contains these proteins:
- a CDS encoding DUF6452 family protein: MNKRFIIFLIATVSLNSACEIDDICVEPTTPNLVLRFYDATSTTTIKATDSLYIWAEGKDSLYLNEAVDSIAIPLNPLTSETVYNLSQGTLLLNKLTITYTPEEEFTSRSCGYRFTYKDVSLSLDSPSNSWISSITPTIIPSITNQDSAHVQVFH; this comes from the coding sequence ATGAATAAACGATTTATTATATTTTTAATTGCTACAGTATCCTTAAATTCCGCTTGCGAAATAGATGATATTTGTGTAGAACCTACAACACCTAATTTAGTGTTACGCTTTTACGATGCAACAAGTACAACAACAATAAAAGCAACAGACTCACTATATATTTGGGCAGAAGGAAAAGATAGTCTTTACTTAAACGAAGCTGTAGATTCTATTGCAATTCCGTTAAATCCGTTAACATCAGAAACAGTTTATAATCTATCTCAAGGAACTTTATTACTAAATAAATTAACGATAACCTATACTCCTGAAGAGGAATTCACATCTCGCTCTTGCGGTTATCGTTTTACTTATAAGGATGTTTCTTTAAGTTTAGATTCACCATCAAACAGTTGGATTTCTTCAATAACTCCAACCATAATTCCGTCAATAACAAATCAAGACTCAGCGCATGTACAAGTATTTCATTAG
- the rlmD gene encoding 23S rRNA (uracil(1939)-C(5))-methyltransferase RlmD codes for MPRRERNKFVKRNQILELKIEDYAFGGKGIARIKSEEGSFVVFVPNTLPGQLVKAQIKKSSKKYAEAKLIDVLEDSENEVDVPFQDIPGAPYIKLPIDLQHQYKKESTLSLFKRIGKVENIEDVFDEFITSPNVFHYRNKMEYGFSAIGYDRVNKTDVDEFTLGFKRRGVWWMGDNLDKDSGLFDKEFEDNLINIRKYCQDTGLAPWHGPKREGFFRYFVVRKSYKTNELLFNLVTTSPELDKFDLHEFAAFLKGIFGDRIAGLLHTINDEVGDRTIATSGSINLVYGKDKIVEELLGLNFEISMKSFFQTNPKSAEKLYTKVIDYALENKAAIDNTVVMDLFCGTGTIGQILASKSENAKIVGVDIVASAIEDAKKNAKRNNIEGLEFYAADVGKFLNEHPQYQNKIRTLILDPARAGIAPKTLKKIINLNADRMVYVSCNPATQARDTEMLREAGYELKKISLVDQFPHTSHIETVVLFEKV; via the coding sequence ATGCCACGTAGAGAACGAAACAAGTTTGTAAAAAGAAATCAAATTTTAGAATTAAAAATTGAAGATTATGCCTTTGGCGGAAAAGGAATTGCAAGAATAAAATCTGAAGAAGGAAGCTTTGTTGTTTTCGTTCCTAATACATTACCAGGACAATTGGTAAAAGCACAGATTAAAAAATCGAGTAAAAAGTACGCAGAAGCTAAATTAATTGATGTTTTAGAAGATTCAGAAAACGAAGTCGACGTTCCTTTTCAAGACATTCCTGGAGCTCCGTATATTAAATTACCGATAGATTTACAACATCAATATAAAAAAGAAAGTACACTTTCACTCTTTAAACGTATTGGAAAAGTTGAAAATATTGAAGATGTTTTTGACGAGTTTATAACCTCACCAAATGTATTTCATTACAGAAATAAAATGGAATATGGTTTTTCTGCAATTGGTTACGACAGAGTAAACAAAACCGATGTAGATGAATTTACTTTAGGTTTTAAACGTCGTGGAGTTTGGTGGATGGGAGATAATCTTGATAAAGATTCTGGTTTATTCGACAAAGAGTTTGAAGACAACTTAATAAACATTAGAAAATACTGTCAAGATACAGGTTTAGCACCTTGGCACGGACCAAAAAGAGAAGGATTCTTTAGATATTTTGTAGTTAGAAAATCATACAAAACAAACGAACTTTTATTCAATTTAGTAACCACATCACCAGAATTAGACAAATTCGATTTACATGAGTTTGCAGCCTTTTTAAAAGGAATTTTTGGAGACAGAATTGCAGGTTTATTACACACAATTAACGATGAAGTTGGCGATAGAACCATTGCAACTTCTGGAAGTATAAATCTTGTTTACGGAAAAGACAAAATTGTAGAAGAATTGTTAGGTTTAAATTTTGAAATTAGCATGAAAAGCTTCTTTCAAACAAACCCAAAATCTGCCGAAAAACTATATACAAAAGTTATCGATTATGCTTTAGAAAATAAAGCTGCAATTGACAATACTGTTGTTATGGATTTATTTTGTGGAACTGGAACTATTGGTCAAATATTAGCTTCAAAAAGTGAAAACGCAAAAATAGTTGGTGTAGATATTGTAGCTTCAGCAATTGAAGATGCTAAGAAAAATGCCAAACGTAATAATATTGAAGGTTTAGAATTTTATGCTGCAGATGTTGGTAAGTTTTTAAATGAACATCCACAATATCAAAATAAGATTAGAACCCTAATTTTAGATCCAGCCAGAGCAGGAATTGCACCAAAAACGCTAAAGAAAATCATTAACCTAAATGCAGACAGAATGGTGTATGTTTCTTGTAACCCTGCAACACAAGCACGTGATACAGAAATGTTACGAGAAGCTGGTTACGAGTTAAAAAAGATTAGTTTGGTAGATCAATTTCCGCATACAAGTCATATAGAAACGGTTGTTTTGTTTGAAAAGGTGTAA
- a CDS encoding DUF1835 domain-containing protein, whose translation MKPHFLHITNGDYTTKHLKNLNFNGNYITWREMLCEGQTLTDVGSETFWKTRFDFLKSSYKISKKKFIDYTLKEYRNLCKHKQQDEIVLWFESDLFCQVNMLAVISWLKKHRKGYKISLVSSGKIDDTNKMYNLSELNEEQIQNHFKNRVVLTQDDIEYADYIWQLYCSDSPLRLETVHQFNPMSPFTYLADAIKAHLLRFPSIENGLNFIENSILQTVNQNEFSSKEQLIQNLLQHQENYGFGDIQYNNNLSEMKRLFTSFSPVKLSKIGKKVLNNQINFYANIRSDFSYLGGTKKYNYLYVNNTGKLLKITS comes from the coding sequence ATGAAACCCCATTTTTTACACATTACAAATGGTGATTACACCACAAAACATCTTAAAAATTTAAATTTTAATGGCAATTATATTACATGGCGAGAAATGCTGTGTGAAGGACAGACATTAACAGATGTTGGTAGTGAAACCTTTTGGAAAACTCGTTTCGATTTTTTAAAATCATCTTATAAAATAAGTAAGAAGAAGTTTATAGATTATACACTTAAGGAATACAGAAATCTCTGTAAACACAAGCAACAAGACGAAATTGTACTATGGTTTGAATCCGATTTATTTTGTCAAGTAAATATGCTGGCTGTAATAAGTTGGTTAAAAAAGCATAGAAAAGGTTATAAAATATCTTTAGTTTCTTCAGGAAAGATAGATGATACTAATAAAATGTACAACTTATCAGAACTAAACGAAGAACAAATACAAAATCACTTTAAAAATAGAGTTGTTTTAACGCAAGATGATATTGAATATGCCGATTATATTTGGCAATTATATTGTTCGGATAGTCCTTTACGTTTAGAAACAGTGCATCAGTTCAATCCAATGTCTCCATTTACTTATTTAGCAGACGCTATAAAAGCACACTTATTACGTTTTCCTTCAATAGAAAATGGCTTAAATTTTATTGAAAACTCAATTCTACAAACTGTAAACCAAAATGAATTCTCTAGTAAAGAACAATTAATTCAAAACTTATTACAACACCAAGAAAATTACGGTTTTGGAGATATCCAATACAATAATAACTTAAGTGAAATGAAAAGGCTTTTCACTTCATTTAGCCCAGTAAAACTCAGTAAAATCGGTAAAAAGGTATTAAATAATCAAATTAATTTTTACGCTAATATTCGTTCAGATTTTTCGTATCTTGGTGGTACAAAAAAATACAACTACCTGTATGTAAACAATACAGGCAAGTTACTGAAAATCACTTCTTAA
- a CDS encoding translation initiation factor: MDLKDQLKNLFPEHEETAEPIKEKSDIWLQDEPIICKYEKRKGKPITILEGYNGATQDFKKLAKEIKKMLSVGGSFKDEKIIIQGDYRTQIMQLLKDKGFNVKRVGG; encoded by the coding sequence ATGGATTTAAAAGATCAATTAAAAAACCTATTTCCTGAGCACGAAGAAACTGCAGAACCTATAAAAGAGAAATCTGACATTTGGCTCCAAGACGAACCTATTATTTGTAAATACGAAAAAAGAAAAGGAAAACCCATTACTATTTTAGAAGGATATAATGGTGCAACCCAAGACTTTAAAAAACTAGCCAAAGAGATAAAAAAAATGCTAAGCGTTGGCGGAAGTTTTAAAGATGAAAAAATAATCATTCAAGGAGATTATCGTACTCAAATTATGCAACTTTTAAAAGATAAAGGATTTAACGTAAAACGTGTTGGTGGATAA
- a CDS encoding four helix bundle protein has translation MKVYSFEKLTVWQESKNLVKDIYRLTKDFPSEERFGLISQLRRASVSIASNLAEGTSRKTNKDKARFTTISFSSAMEVLNQLIISKELNFISEKDYILVREKLEKITNMLNALRNSQLK, from the coding sequence ATGAAAGTATATTCATTTGAAAAATTGACGGTTTGGCAAGAATCAAAAAATCTTGTAAAAGATATTTATAGATTAACAAAAGATTTTCCTTCTGAAGAAAGATTTGGTTTAATTTCTCAGTTAAGAAGAGCATCCGTTTCAATCGCTTCAAATTTAGCAGAAGGAACATCAAGAAAAACAAATAAAGACAAAGCACGTTTTACAACAATTTCTTTTAGTTCTGCAATGGAAGTGTTAAATCAACTCATAATTTCTAAAGAATTAAACTTTATTTCTGAAAAAGATTATATTTTAGTGCGAGAAAAATTAGAGAAAATCACCAACATGTTAAATGCTTTACGAAACTCTCAACTCAAATAA
- a CDS encoding DUF6048 family protein, whose protein sequence is MYKYFISILLIIISIDGFSQEKEKTEVKKDSVTYKTGYGIRVGLDISKPIKSILDDSYSGFEITGDYRITKNWYAAAELGYEEENTIEDFTNSTAKGSYIRLGANYNAYENWLDMNNEIFVGFRYGFSIFDNTVNSYTPNTGNTYFIANQIDTPFTDTGLTAHWAELQLGLKAETLKNLFIGLSFSYKVGISIDDPENFKTLFAPGFNRVYANNVGFGFNYTISYLIPFVNK, encoded by the coding sequence ATGTACAAGTATTTCATTAGCATTTTATTGATTATTATTTCGATTGACGGGTTTTCTCAAGAAAAAGAAAAAACCGAAGTGAAAAAAGATTCGGTAACCTATAAAACTGGTTATGGAATTAGAGTTGGTCTAGATATAAGTAAACCAATTAAGTCCATATTAGATGATTCTTACAGCGGATTTGAAATTACTGGAGATTATAGAATTACTAAAAACTGGTATGCTGCAGCAGAATTAGGTTACGAAGAAGAAAACACAATTGAAGATTTTACAAATTCTACCGCAAAAGGGAGCTATATTAGATTAGGCGCAAACTACAATGCTTATGAAAATTGGCTAGATATGAATAATGAAATCTTTGTTGGTTTTAGATATGGTTTTAGCATTTTTGACAATACAGTAAATAGCTATACTCCAAATACAGGAAACACTTATTTTATAGCAAACCAAATAGATACACCTTTTACTGATACTGGTTTAACGGCACATTGGGCAGAATTACAATTAGGTTTAAAAGCAGAAACACTTAAAAACCTGTTTATTGGTTTAAGTTTTTCTTACAAAGTAGGTATCAGTATAGACGACCCAGAAAACTTTAAAACCCTCTTTGCACCTGGTTTTAACAGAGTATATGCTAACAATGTTGGTTTTGGCTTTAACTACACTATTTCCTATTTAATTCCGTTTGTTAATAAGTAA
- a CDS encoding isopenicillin N synthase family dioxygenase, with translation MNKIPSVNLADFLSNDATRKQKFIDEIGHAYENIGFVALKGHFLDDKLVDDLYTEIKNFFDLPVDVKESYEIPGIGGQRGYVSFGKESAKGKKEGDLKEFWHFGQYVDAASKYAKEYPDNVTVKELQNFNEVGKQTYKMLEKTARYVLRSLALHLGLEETYFDNYIKDGNSILRPIHYPPIQTEPKGAERAAAHGDINLITLLMGAQGKGLQVQNHNGDWIDAMAEPDELMINVGDMLSRHSNNKLKSTIHRVVNPPKEMWGTSRYSIPFFMHPVSDMKLDVLENCIDAENPKKFDDITAGQFLDERLRELGLKK, from the coding sequence ATGAATAAAATACCTAGCGTAAATTTAGCAGACTTTTTATCTAATGATGCAACTCGCAAACAAAAATTTATAGATGAAATTGGTCATGCCTACGAAAACATTGGCTTTGTAGCCTTAAAAGGACATTTCTTAGACGACAAACTCGTTGACGATTTATATACAGAAATTAAAAACTTTTTCGACTTACCTGTCGATGTAAAAGAAAGCTACGAAATCCCAGGAATTGGTGGACAAAGAGGTTATGTTTCCTTCGGAAAAGAATCTGCTAAAGGGAAAAAAGAAGGAGATTTAAAAGAATTTTGGCATTTTGGGCAATATGTAGACGCCGCTTCAAAATATGCAAAAGAATATCCAGATAACGTTACAGTTAAAGAATTACAGAATTTTAACGAAGTAGGTAAACAAACCTATAAAATGTTAGAAAAAACAGCGAGATACGTTTTACGTTCACTTGCATTACATTTAGGTTTAGAAGAAACTTATTTCGACAACTATATTAAAGACGGAAATAGTATTCTAAGACCAATCCACTATCCACCAATACAAACTGAACCAAAAGGAGCAGAAAGAGCTGCTGCACACGGAGACATTAACTTAATCACCTTATTAATGGGCGCTCAAGGTAAAGGTTTGCAAGTGCAAAACCATAATGGAGATTGGATTGATGCAATGGCCGAACCTGACGAATTAATGATTAATGTTGGTGATATGCTATCTCGTCACAGTAACAACAAATTAAAATCGACCATACATAGAGTTGTAAATCCACCAAAAGAAATGTGGGGAACATCACGTTATTCTATTCCATTTTTTATGCACCCAGTTTCAGATATGAAATTAGATGTTTTAGAAAATTGTATTGATGCAGAAAACCCTAAAAAGTTTGATGATATTACTGCAGGTCAGTTTTTAGATGAACGTTTAAGAGAACTTGGATTAAAAAAGTAA